In the genome of Columba livia isolate bColLiv1 breed racing homer chromosome 1, bColLiv1.pat.W.v2, whole genome shotgun sequence, the window GCCATGAAACCTAACTTGAAGCAATGGAAACAACTCATGCTGTTTGGCATCTTTGCATGGGGTCTGCTTTTTCTGGTGATTTTCATCTATTTTACAGATAGCAACACTGCTGAACCAGTTCCTAGTTCCTTTTCTTACACTGAAACTAAGAGGCTTCTGCCCCTTCAGGGCAAGCAGAGAGTCATCATGGGAGCCATACATGATCCATCATTCTCTGAAACCATTGATGGGAATGAGGTGCTGCTTAATGAAGATCTCTTAGGTTCATTTAAATCGGGGACTGGAAGTATTAAGAAATGGACTGATTTGGAAGATGCCTTTAGAAATGAAGATGAGTTTTTTCCATCCCAGATaggaagaaaatccaaaagTGCTTTCTACCAAGTGAATGATGATTATTTATTTGCTGCTGGTCAGCCTCGACTGCACAACCACCTGCAAGAGATGGCAAAATTCATCTCAACTGATGAGGATAAtccaaaagcaaatattttacagaacaaCTGGAGCCATCagagaagaatgaagagaaGGAGCACAAAGCACAGGAGAAGCCAGATGCTTGATGAATCCGATGACTGGGATGGGTTATATTCCACAATGTCGAAATCCTTTCTTTACAAGCTTTGGAAAGGGGATGTCTCTTCCAAGATGTTAAACCCTCGACTGCAGAAGGCGATGAAAGATTATTTGAGCACCAATAAGCATGGGGTGCGGTTCAAGGGGAAACGAAACTCCAAATTGACAGGAGACCAGCTATTCTGTGAGCTAAAAGAAAGGGTGAATGTGAAAACAATAGATGGCAAGGAAGCTCCTTTCTCCACTCTTGGATGGGAAAAGCACGTTCCCCAAATTCCACTGGGCAAATTGTATACACATGGCTTTGGGAGCTGCGCTGTCGTTATGTCTGCTGGTGCAATACTGAATTCCTCTCTAGGGGATGAAATAGGTGGGTGAAATGCATCTATTcatgtgtatgtatacatatgtgtatgtgttCATGTTTGTCTTTCAAAAGGTTCATTCTTCTCAAGCATAGGTCTGTAAAGCCTGGTTGTTCTCTCTCACCAGCTTTACCTAAGTGTGAGCTTATAGACTTCATTGAAGCTGTTCCATTTCAGGACAGtgtaactgaaaggaaaatcagGCCCAAAGTCATAATTTGATTTAAAGAAACCAGTGATGCCTTCTTATCGTATTACAGCTTGTTGTATAAAGGAGGCACTGGTTTCATCAGATCTGCCGTATTTGACATTTTGCTGCAGCGtgtgtttatttcttcagcAGATTAGAGCCatgttctgattttattttgcatagcTGTGTTGCACCTGTCTGTGTTTTACAGTGGCTCATAAAGAAACTGCTTGTGCTGTTGCTATCCCAGACTGAACTTTGCCTCCATGCCAAGTACACCATCCTTTTCATCTTTTGCATGTTTGGAGTTGACAGACATATAGAATTCAAACCCTTGAGCAGCCTCATGCACTGAGGTCAAGTCCCTTGACCTCTTTTctgaaactgaattttaatGAGTTCAAGTATCTCCTCCCATTGATTTTTCTACTGCTGCACTGAGTCAGTGGGGTTACACGTGTGCTGAGATGTCAACATCACACAGAATTCTACACTTCAAGGTGGGAGTTTTGTAGTAGCTATTCAGAAAATTATTGTGGAGCCATAAAACGAATCTaggtcagttttattttttcctttcaaaaataaatactacCACTTGTATTAACATCTCAGTAGTTCTTCATTTTAGTAGTACATGTGCAGTATGCTGCAAGCActgaaagaaggatgaaatgTATGTCTCAAACTTGCTTCTGGAGCAAGAAGAGTTATCTCCTTCAGCTCTCTGTAAAAACCTTTTGATGTGTACTCAGTAATCCTCCCATCTTCCAGGACTTCACATCGCAATACCTGCTTCATCACACTGTATCATCTTTGACACAGATGAATTTCCTTTAAATCTCTAGGATATATTAGAGCTGCTGTCATTATCCAACTACTCTAATAGGCTTCCAGCAGAGCACGGATGCCCAGCTGGCCTGTGGCTAAAATCACACCAGGGTAACCCCCAATTTCACAGGAAGCCTCACTGATTCAGAAGTCATTGTTACACCTTTCCTCAGTGTGTTATCTTTGACTGAAACAAAATCATTTTCTCTTAGTGTTGCCAAGTACACCCAGTTTACACTGGTATAGATTGGTGCTGTACTGGAGAAGAGCAGATGTACAAGAGCAGATGCTCTTTGGTAAGACCTACAATGAAATTTCACATCTCTTCCTACCTGTTGTGCAGGAAAGTGTGTGGTGCAGTAGGAGTCacggaatttttttttctaagtatcTTCCAGGCCATGGGCAGGTATTTGTGACTGAGCAGAGAATTTGGCCCAGAACTGGGGCAGGGGGCAACTGAGTGCTTACAGCCATCCCAGAGGGACCTGGTGCAAACCTATGGGTCTTAGTGGTCACTGTGGCTCCTGGGAAGTGCTAATATACTGGAGACACCGTGCCAGCACTTCCtacttaaaatggaaaatgggaGCTCTAGCATATGTTTCTAGTATTATTCCCATGGGGAAGACGTTACACTTCCCCTGCAGAATCCAGATTGTATGTGTTACAGCTGAGCTCTTGGCTGTGCCCTTCCACCTCCTTGAGAAACTGATGAGAATCTGACTGGGAAGAGAAAGATCAGATTTTTTAAGATGCTCTTTTTCCATGTGCATGCACAGCTGTAGAGAAAGACTGTCCTCGCCCAGAGCTGGCACCAGGGCTACCAGCTCTGGGTTGAAAATGTGAGACAACCTGCCAGTTTGGAGGCACCATGGGCAGCTGGTGTTGCTGCTCTGTGGAGTCAACCTGGCACCCATGCTTGAGCTCCTCCGTATCCACAGAGCAAAATGAGCAAAAGCAGCATCATTAGGGAGTGGGGAAAAACACCCCATGTGCAAGTTGTGTTTTTTGGGCCATGGGCTATACAGGACTTGGTTGATGAAGTTGCTGCAGGCAAAATGCTTTTACTATTTAtcttgccaaaagaaaaaagtaaggctGAAGAAAGCAGTACTAAGAGGACCTTTCTCTTCAAAGGCCTTCAGCTCCCTCTTCTGTGTTCCTGTTAGAAATGCATGCAGAAATATTAAtgagttttctgtcttttgccctcctcttcccttcccaccACCCTGCCTCCCCTTGTTTTTGAATGAAACTAGGTATGGAAGTACTGTGCCAATAGAGCAAACATTGCCATTGTGATCATGTTGTTTAATGGGACGCACAATTATTTTGGCATCATCAGAAAGTAACAGAGATCAGTGATAAAACCTCAAAGTTTTTATATCTTTTAAATGATGGTCTCCAAATACTTAATAAGACTAAAAACAGTTAACTTAAAAACATCTATTATCAATGTTAGGCTGTGTCCTGATCATATATTTTAGGGTGAAGGAAAGATTTTTGCTCTTGATATGAAGAACCAGCATGGGTAAAGTTGGAAATGCAAGACACTGTCTCTCGATTAGATTGTGAACCATACAATTCCCGTTTCTCAACACGATTCCCAGTTCTCAGTCAACAAATGGTCAAAAAGTTGTTGAATATGGATCCAAATTTATGTTCTTTAATTCAGAAGCAGGTTTCAAATATGAAGgacctttgttttccttctccaaaaATGTGAAGTACTTGCGGCTTCTTTTGACTTCATGTCCTCTAGCTCCTGTGCAATCAAGATGCTTAATGTTTAGGCCAATGAAGGCTAGGTGTTGAGGCTGGGGTTATCAATACATAGGGGTGCAGAAGAAAGCCTTCACTCCTTAGCTTCTGAGGAGTTTGTCTTACTGGACATTTGGCAAACATCTCTTTTCAGACACAACATGTTAAAGCAACCAAGTATGCCTGAGATTGGACTGCTGGCTTCATGTCACACAACGTTTTCTTGTCTGGAATACAAAAGGTGTGGAGTAAAGGTGTGAAAGGACAGAAGATCAAAATTTGATAGGATCAGGCCTGAATTCCATTGAAGCATGTTGGTCATCTTGGAAGCTTCTACCTCATCCATTTTTGAGCTATAGACAACCATATTTTAAGTGACTAAACAGCTGTATAGACTTCCTATGAGTTAAGGCATTAC includes:
- the ST6GAL2 gene encoding beta-galactoside alpha-2,6-sialyltransferase 2 isoform X1, with the translated sequence MSRGNAARPWGNPGMSAPPQLRSRPQASGPLCPAASATSNPAAVAPGSAREVSFSFTNTSRHRGAGKGIAMKPNLKQWKQLMLFGIFAWGLLFLVIFIYFTDSNTAEPVPSSFSYTETKRLLPLQGKQRVIMGAIHDPSFSETIDGNEVLLNEDLLGSFKSGTGSIKKWTDLEDAFRNEDEFFPSQIGRKSKSAFYQVNDDYLFAAGQPRLHNHLQEMAKFISTDEDNPKANILQNNWSHQRRMKRRSTKHRRSQMLDESDDWDGLYSTMSKSFLYKLWKGDVSSKMLNPRLQKAMKDYLSTNKHGVRFKGKRNSKLTGDQLFCELKERVNVKTIDGKEAPFSTLGWEKHVPQIPLGKLYTHGFGSCAVVMSAGAILNSSLGDEIDSHDAVLRFNSAPTRGYEKDVGNKTTMRIINSQILTNPNHHFVDSSLYKDVILVAWDPAPYSANLNVWYKKPDYNLFTPYVQHRRKNPNQPFYILHPKFIWQLWDIIQENTKEKIQPNPPSSGFIGILIMMSMCNEVHVYEYIPSVRQTDLCHYHELYYDAACTLGAYHPLLYEKLLVQRMNKGLQDDLYRKGKVILPGFKAVKCPKRNNFPHL
- the ST6GAL2 gene encoding beta-galactoside alpha-2,6-sialyltransferase 2 isoform X2, which encodes MKLSRRGVCIQVSFSFTNTSRHRGAGKGIAMKPNLKQWKQLMLFGIFAWGLLFLVIFIYFTDSNTAEPVPSSFSYTETKRLLPLQGKQRVIMGAIHDPSFSETIDGNEVLLNEDLLGSFKSGTGSIKKWTDLEDAFRNEDEFFPSQIGRKSKSAFYQVNDDYLFAAGQPRLHNHLQEMAKFISTDEDNPKANILQNNWSHQRRMKRRSTKHRRSQMLDESDDWDGLYSTMSKSFLYKLWKGDVSSKMLNPRLQKAMKDYLSTNKHGVRFKGKRNSKLTGDQLFCELKERVNVKTIDGKEAPFSTLGWEKHVPQIPLGKLYTHGFGSCAVVMSAGAILNSSLGDEIDSHDAVLRFNSAPTRGYEKDVGNKTTMRIINSQILTNPNHHFVDSSLYKDVILVAWDPAPYSANLNVWYKKPDYNLFTPYVQHRRKNPNQPFYILHPKFIWQLWDIIQENTKEKIQPNPPSSGFIGILIMMSMCNEVHVYEYIPSVRQTDLCHYHELYYDAACTLGAYHPLLYEKLLVQRMNKGLQDDLYRKGKVILPGFKAVKCPKRNNFPHL
- the ST6GAL2 gene encoding beta-galactoside alpha-2,6-sialyltransferase 2 isoform X3, whose protein sequence is MKPNLKQWKQLMLFGIFAWGLLFLVIFIYFTDSNTAEPVPSSFSYTETKRLLPLQGKQRVIMGAIHDPSFSETIDGNEVLLNEDLLGSFKSGTGSIKKWTDLEDAFRNEDEFFPSQIGRKSKSAFYQVNDDYLFAAGQPRLHNHLQEMAKFISTDEDNPKANILQNNWSHQRRMKRRSTKHRRSQMLDESDDWDGLYSTMSKSFLYKLWKGDVSSKMLNPRLQKAMKDYLSTNKHGVRFKGKRNSKLTGDQLFCELKERVNVKTIDGKEAPFSTLGWEKHVPQIPLGKLYTHGFGSCAVVMSAGAILNSSLGDEIDSHDAVLRFNSAPTRGYEKDVGNKTTMRIINSQILTNPNHHFVDSSLYKDVILVAWDPAPYSANLNVWYKKPDYNLFTPYVQHRRKNPNQPFYILHPKFIWQLWDIIQENTKEKIQPNPPSSGFIGILIMMSMCNEVHVYEYIPSVRQTDLCHYHELYYDAACTLGAYHPLLYEKLLVQRMNKGLQDDLYRKGKVILPGFKAVKCPKRNNFPHL